A genome region from Blautia coccoides includes the following:
- a CDS encoding HD domain-containing protein, translating to MNKYNKLYLAMTDFFAGDVKRIQHFVKVHSFAKIIGEEEGLDGKTQGILEAAALVHDIGIKPAEEKYGRSEGKLQEQEGPVIAEKMLHELEFAEDVIKRVAWLVAHHHTYSHIEAPDHQILVEADFLVNFYEGDMNEETIRKTVEKIFKTKTGKSLAADMYFRRPVKLSDTWAEEALQDLEDFIEEQGVYIRQ from the coding sequence ATGAACAAATACAATAAGCTCTATTTGGCTATGACAGACTTTTTTGCAGGGGATGTAAAGCGGATTCAGCATTTTGTGAAAGTACACAGCTTTGCGAAAATCATAGGTGAAGAGGAAGGATTGGACGGGAAAACACAGGGAATCCTGGAGGCGGCCGCGCTGGTACATGACATAGGTATTAAGCCTGCGGAGGAAAAGTATGGACGAAGTGAGGGGAAACTCCAGGAACAGGAAGGTCCTGTGATAGCAGAAAAAATGCTGCATGAGCTGGAATTTGCCGAGGATGTGATAAAACGTGTGGCCTGGCTCGTAGCACATCACCACACATACAGCCACATAGAAGCTCCGGACCATCAGATCCTTGTGGAGGCTGATTTTTTGGTGAACTTTTATGAGGGTGATATGAATGAAGAGACTATTCGGAAAACTGTGGAGAAAATATTTAAAACCAAAACCGGAAAGAGCCTTGCGGCGGATATGTATTTTCGCAGGCCTGTAAAATTATCAGACACATGGGCCGAGGAGGCGTTGCAGGATCTGGAGGATTTCATAGAAGAACAGGGGGTTTATATCCGGCAGTGA
- a CDS encoding carbohydrate ABC transporter permease: MFMSGPNKKGMSLEKKHNVTGWIFLIPATALICWMSFYPMIKAFIMSLQTGIGINLTFGGAANYLRILKDPTFKQCLFNTFFYLIIQVPVMLVMALALASMLNNKHLRFKGLFRTAIFLPCATSLVSYAMIFRSMFANDGFINTVLRGFGLNPIMWFANAWTARAVIIIALIWRWTGYNMVFYLSGLQNIEYSVYEAAKIDGASPLQSFFKITVPLLKPTILLTTIMSTNGTLQLFDESLNLTNGGPGKTTMTLSHYIYNTSFVQSPNFGYAAAMSIIVLIMVAILAVIQMKVGDER; the protein is encoded by the coding sequence ATGTTTATGAGTGGTCCTAATAAAAAAGGGATGTCTCTGGAAAAGAAACATAATGTGACCGGCTGGATTTTCCTGATCCCGGCAACGGCCCTGATCTGTTGGATGAGTTTTTATCCAATGATCAAAGCGTTCATTATGTCACTGCAGACAGGTATTGGTATTAATTTGACTTTCGGAGGTGCTGCGAACTATCTCCGTATTCTGAAAGACCCTACATTTAAACAATGTTTGTTCAACACATTCTTCTACCTGATCATTCAGGTACCGGTCATGCTGGTAATGGCACTGGCACTGGCTTCTATGCTGAACAATAAGCATCTGCGGTTCAAAGGATTGTTCCGTACAGCGATTTTCCTTCCCTGTGCAACATCCCTTGTATCCTATGCAATGATTTTCCGTTCAATGTTTGCAAATGATGGTTTTATCAACACAGTTTTAAGAGGATTTGGTTTGAATCCTATTATGTGGTTTGCAAATGCATGGACCGCAAGGGCGGTTATTATCATCGCTCTGATCTGGAGATGGACAGGATATAATATGGTATTCTATCTGTCAGGCCTGCAGAATATTGAATATTCCGTATATGAGGCTGCCAAGATTGACGGTGCGTCACCGCTTCAATCATTCTTCAAGATCACAGTACCGCTTTTGAAACCTACGATTCTTCTGACAACGATCATGTCCACAAATGGTACACTGCAGTTGTTCGATGAGTCTCTGAACCTGACTAACGGCGGACCGGGTAAGACAACTATGACTCTGTCCCACTACATATACAATACGTCCTTTGTACAAAGCCCGAACTTCGGCTATGCGGCTGCAATGTCCATCATTGTACTGATCATGGTGGCAATTCTGGCAGTTATCCAGATGAAAGTAGGTGATGAACGATGA
- a CDS encoding carbohydrate ABC transporter permease, whose amino-acid sequence MNKGQKIFQYVFLSIVSLLSVFPLYYMFCGATNKSTDVVAGKLIPGGYIVSNFKSLLDNQDLARAMWNSFRNAVILTVLALLVCSIAGYGFEIYHDKGKDVVMTLLLTAMMIPFAAIMIPLFKMFSTLKMVNSMAAFMLPTISTPFLIMLFRQSARSFPHDIIEAARLDGLSETGIFFRMFFPTMRSTYAAAMTITFMNAWNNYLWPKVILQTDSSITMPMLVANLLGGYTVDYGMLMLGVLICTLPTAIVFFCLQKSFAEGITGAVK is encoded by the coding sequence ATGAATAAAGGCCAAAAAATATTCCAGTATGTATTTCTGTCGATCGTTTCCCTGTTATCTGTATTTCCGCTGTACTACATGTTCTGCGGAGCAACCAATAAAAGTACGGACGTGGTTGCCGGCAAACTGATTCCAGGCGGTTATATTGTGTCCAATTTCAAGTCTCTGCTGGACAATCAGGACCTGGCAAGAGCTATGTGGAACTCCTTTAGAAATGCTGTTATCCTGACGGTACTGGCTCTGCTGGTATGTTCTATCGCAGGTTACGGCTTTGAGATCTATCATGACAAGGGCAAGGATGTTGTTATGACACTCCTTCTGACAGCTATGATGATTCCTTTCGCAGCTATCATGATCCCTCTGTTTAAGATGTTCTCCACTTTGAAAATGGTCAACAGTATGGCAGCATTTATGCTTCCTACTATTTCCACGCCGTTTTTGATCATGCTGTTCAGGCAGAGTGCCCGTTCGTTCCCGCATGATATTATTGAGGCGGCCCGCCTTGACGGTCTGAGTGAAACAGGGATTTTCTTCCGTATGTTTTTCCCGACCATGCGTTCCACTTACGCGGCAGCCATGACGATCACGTTCATGAATGCATGGAACAACTACCTGTGGCCAAAGGTAATCTTACAGACAGACAGCTCCATTACCATGCCTATGCTGGTAGCCAACCTGTTGGGTGGTTATACCGTTGACTACGGTATGCTGATGCTGGGCGTACTCATCTGTACGTTACCTACCGCAATTGTATTCTTCTGTCTGCAGAAGAGCTTTGCAGAAGGTATTACAGGTGCTGTTAAATAA
- a CDS encoding CidA/LrgA family protein: protein MKYLRQFCIILLFSFLGEGLHIVLPLPVPASVYGLVLMLAALQTGILKTHQVKESAGFLIEIMPVMFIPAAAGLLNSWGVLKPVFIPVAVITAVTTVFVMAVTGLVTQGIIRKGKKSDENVSE, encoded by the coding sequence ATGAAGTATCTGAGACAATTCTGCATTATTTTACTGTTTTCATTTCTGGGAGAAGGGCTTCATATCGTCCTGCCGCTTCCCGTACCTGCCAGTGTTTACGGTCTGGTTCTGATGCTGGCCGCGCTTCAGACAGGAATCCTGAAAACACATCAGGTAAAGGAATCGGCGGGATTTTTAATTGAGATCATGCCTGTGATGTTCATACCTGCGGCGGCGGGACTGCTGAACTCATGGGGTGTGCTGAAGCCAGTCTTCATCCCGGTTGCGGTTATAACTGCAGTCACTACAGTCTTTGTCATGGCAGTGACAGGGCTTGTGACTCAGGGAATTATACGGAAGGGGAAAAAGAGTGATGAAAACGTTTCTGAGTGA
- a CDS encoding CDP-alcohol phosphatidyltransferase family protein encodes MAFFEKPLTRKDVFSIPNIMGYFRILLIPIYVLLYYHAESVKEYYIAAVLVGISGITDMLDGKVARHFNMITELGKVLDPVADKLTLGAMILCLAFRYENMRWLVGLFIVKEGFMGIMGLLLSHYRGRKLDGAKWYGKVCTAFSYVVMFVLFFFLRLPLSLVNALIVCCGVLMVAAWMLYVPVFVKMWKEK; translated from the coding sequence ATGGCATTTTTTGAAAAACCGCTGACCAGGAAAGATGTTTTTTCTATTCCTAATATCATGGGATATTTTCGTATTCTTTTGATCCCTATCTATGTGCTTTTGTATTATCATGCAGAATCCGTAAAAGAATATTATATAGCTGCTGTTCTGGTGGGAATTTCCGGGATCACGGATATGCTGGACGGCAAGGTGGCAAGGCATTTTAATATGATCACGGAGCTTGGAAAAGTTCTGGACCCGGTTGCGGACAAACTGACTTTGGGCGCTATGATCCTCTGCCTGGCTTTTCGGTATGAAAACATGCGCTGGCTTGTGGGGCTGTTTATAGTAAAAGAGGGATTTATGGGTATTATGGGGCTTTTGCTGTCCCATTACAGGGGCAGGAAGCTGGACGGAGCAAAATGGTACGGGAAAGTCTGTACAGCGTTTTCCTATGTGGTGATGTTTGTACTGTTTTTCTTTCTGCGGCTGCCCCTTTCACTGGTGAATGCCCTTATTGTGTGCTGCGGGGTGCTTATGGTGGCTGCTTGGATGCTGTATGTGCCGGTGTTTGTTAAGATGTGGAAAGAAAAATAA
- a CDS encoding AAA family ATPase produces the protein MEKGIITIGRQYGSQGKAIGKKLASALGCAFYDKEELTGIARGRDYEEVREFYEEQPVDSLLYAIAMNNEEEEAGRIPFARIRELCGNGPCVLIGRCGNEIFRGNRDAVSIFIHGDLEKRVRYVMDTEGLSRHSAVKKINRVDEERASFHRYYTHREWGKAEEYEVCLDSGVLGADRSVEAILGYLKIRGLI, from the coding sequence ATGGAAAAAGGGATCATCACTATTGGAAGGCAGTATGGGAGTCAGGGAAAAGCCATAGGAAAGAAGCTGGCAAGTGCCCTTGGCTGCGCTTTTTATGATAAGGAAGAGCTTACCGGAATTGCCAGGGGAAGAGATTATGAAGAAGTCAGGGAATTTTATGAGGAGCAGCCGGTAGACAGCCTTTTGTATGCCATTGCCATGAATAATGAGGAAGAGGAAGCCGGGCGGATTCCCTTTGCCCGTATCCGGGAATTGTGCGGCAACGGTCCCTGTGTGCTCATCGGCCGCTGCGGGAATGAAATTTTTCGGGGAAACCGGGATGCTGTGAGTATTTTCATACATGGGGATCTGGAAAAGAGAGTCCGATATGTGATGGACACAGAGGGACTTTCCAGGCACAGTGCTGTAAAAAAGATCAACAGGGTAGATGAGGAGAGAGCCTCCTTTCACAGGTATTATACGCACAGGGAATGGGGAAAGGCCGAGGAATATGAAGTATGTCTGGACAGCGGTGTTCTGGGTGCTGACAGAAGTGTGGAGGCAATACTTGGTTATCTCAAAATACGGGGGCTGATCTAA
- a CDS encoding LrgB family protein, whose translation MKTFLSDSVFWGAVLSLLGYEVGLLLKKKFKMAVFNPLLIGVICVIGVLAVGHIDYDSYYEGGRYISYLLTPATVCLAVPLYEQMGLLRKNLKAVAAGLISGVLASLVSVFLLAKLFGLDHAQYVTLLPKSITTAIGMGVSEELGGIVTITVAVIIITGILGNMIGEVVFKIFHIQEPVAKGLSLGASSHAIGTAKAMELGPVEGAMSSLAIAVAGLLTVIGASVFAGFM comes from the coding sequence ATGAAAACGTTTCTGAGTGATTCTGTTTTTTGGGGAGCAGTTTTAAGCCTGTTGGGTTATGAGGTGGGTCTGCTTCTCAAGAAAAAATTTAAGATGGCAGTCTTTAACCCGCTGCTGATAGGCGTGATCTGTGTGATCGGGGTACTGGCTGTGGGACATATTGATTATGACAGTTATTATGAGGGCGGCAGATATATCAGCTATCTTCTGACTCCGGCCACGGTATGCCTGGCTGTGCCGTTGTACGAACAGATGGGGCTTCTGAGGAAAAACCTGAAAGCTGTGGCAGCGGGTCTCATATCCGGTGTACTTGCCAGCCTTGTCAGTGTATTTCTGTTGGCAAAGCTGTTTGGATTGGACCATGCCCAGTATGTGACACTGCTTCCAAAGTCCATCACCACGGCCATCGGCATGGGTGTATCTGAGGAACTGGGCGGAATTGTTACGATCACAGTGGCGGTTATCATCATTACAGGAATTTTGGGCAATATGATAGGGGAAGTGGTATTTAAGATCTTTCATATCCAGGAGCCTGTGGCAAAAGGGCTGTCTCTGGGGGCATCGTCTCACGCCATCGGAACGGCGAAAGCTATGGAACTGGGTCCGGTGGAAGGTGCCATGAGCAGTCTGGCTATTGCGGTTGCAGGTCTTCTGACTGTGATAGGCGCTTCAGTATTTGCGGGATTTATGTAA
- a CDS encoding glycoside hydrolase family 2 TIM barrel-domain containing protein, with translation MKVFHYEKVKDPSWFQENRVNAHSDHRYYASMEELEQKQDNFRYSLNGLWKFHYAKNYDSTIPGFEAMDYCCRSWDDIHVPAHIQMEGYDCPQYANVQYPWEGWEELEPGEIPTRFNPTASYAKYFEVPENMKGKRIFISFQGAESGIAVWLNGNYVGYSEDTFTPSEFELTPYLKEGENKLAAQVFKFTSSSWCEDQDFFRFSGIYRDVYLFAVPEVHVEDMRIRTLLDDTFTKADLEIVLKASAEGNVKVSLSKDGKTLMTEESSLGGETELVMKVDKPQLWSAESPALYDLLFQVYDKAGNLKEVIPYRVGFRRFEMKDSIMTLNGKRVVFKGVNRHEFSSVSGRHVSREELIKDIVTMKRNNINAIRTCHYPDGSDIYDLCDEYGLYMIAENNLESHGSWDSQAEKKAPDLNKVVPCDHPEWLGMMLDRVNSMYQRDKNHPAILIWSCGNESFGGKDIYEMSEFYRREDPTRLVHYEGVFWDRRYNETSDMESQMYPSVESIKEFLEKDRSKPFICCEYTHAMGNSCGAMHKYTDLTDAEPLYQGGFIWDYIDQSIYKKDRYGKEFLGYGGDFDDRPCDYNFSGNGIAYGGEREPSPKMQEVKFNYQNITAVVEKDKVRVVNKNLFVNTDSFDCVVLLEKDGRLLKKECLETHTAPLSEDVYQLPVDVQTLPGEYAVTVSFRLKEDTLWAERGHEVAFGQGVYQVEAPAVQHRGRMDIVKSVHNIGIHGDGFRVLFSYLNGGLVSYVYGGVEMIKAIPKPNFWRAPTDNDCGNLMPMRYGQWKLASMYLNHKDPQGGYRIPKLEVLEDCAVVTYTYYMPSVPSAECSLAYKVYGDGTIETVLSYEPVKELGDMPEFGVMFKFDADYDNVTWYGMGPEETYVDRCHGAKLGIYRNKVSDNMAEYLVPQECGNKVGVRWASVTDRKGRGMLFAGDKMEFSALPYTPHEIENAAHSFELPQVHYTVVRVSAKQMGIAGDDSWGSKTHPEYLLNADGKMEFNFSFRGI, from the coding sequence ATGAAAGTATTTCATTACGAGAAAGTGAAAGACCCTTCCTGGTTCCAGGAAAACAGGGTAAATGCCCATTCCGACCACAGATACTATGCTTCTATGGAGGAATTGGAGCAGAAGCAGGACAATTTCAGGTATAGTCTGAACGGTCTGTGGAAATTCCATTACGCTAAGAACTATGACAGTACGATTCCGGGGTTTGAGGCCATGGATTACTGCTGCAGATCCTGGGATGATATCCATGTGCCGGCCCACATCCAGATGGAGGGATATGACTGTCCTCAGTATGCCAATGTACAGTACCCCTGGGAGGGATGGGAAGAACTGGAGCCGGGGGAGATACCCACACGGTTTAATCCAACAGCCAGCTACGCCAAATATTTTGAAGTGCCTGAGAACATGAAAGGGAAACGTATTTTTATCTCGTTCCAGGGCGCGGAGAGCGGCATTGCTGTCTGGCTCAACGGCAATTATGTGGGATACAGTGAGGACACGTTTACACCGTCAGAGTTTGAACTGACCCCATATTTGAAGGAAGGGGAGAACAAGCTGGCAGCCCAGGTTTTCAAATTCACGAGCAGCAGTTGGTGTGAGGACCAGGATTTCTTCCGTTTTTCAGGAATCTACAGAGATGTATATCTGTTTGCGGTGCCTGAGGTGCATGTGGAGGACATGAGGATCCGCACACTTCTGGATGATACCTTTACTAAAGCAGATCTGGAGATCGTGCTCAAGGCTTCAGCGGAAGGAAATGTGAAGGTTTCCTTGTCAAAGGACGGAAAAACACTGATGACAGAGGAGAGCAGTTTAGGCGGTGAGACAGAACTTGTCATGAAGGTGGATAAGCCTCAGCTTTGGAGTGCGGAATCACCGGCGCTTTATGACCTGCTTTTCCAGGTCTATGACAAGGCCGGAAACCTTAAGGAGGTGATCCCATACCGGGTCGGCTTCCGCAGATTTGAGATGAAAGACAGTATCATGACGCTGAACGGCAAGAGAGTAGTGTTCAAAGGCGTGAACCGCCATGAATTCAGTTCTGTGAGCGGCCGTCATGTGTCAAGGGAAGAGCTGATAAAAGATATTGTCACAATGAAGAGAAATAATATCAATGCCATACGTACCTGCCACTATCCGGATGGCTCAGATATATATGATCTGTGTGACGAATATGGGCTTTACATGATCGCGGAGAACAACCTGGAGTCCCATGGCTCCTGGGATTCCCAGGCGGAGAAAAAAGCGCCGGATCTTAATAAAGTTGTGCCCTGTGACCATCCGGAATGGCTGGGTATGATGCTGGACCGTGTAAATTCCATGTATCAGAGAGACAAGAACCATCCGGCAATCCTGATCTGGTCCTGTGGAAACGAATCCTTCGGCGGCAAGGATATCTATGAGATGTCAGAATTCTACCGCAGGGAAGACCCCACAAGACTGGTACACTATGAAGGCGTGTTCTGGGACCGCAGATACAATGAGACTAGTGATATGGAGAGCCAGATGTATCCCTCGGTGGAGAGCATCAAAGAATTCTTGGAGAAGGACAGAAGCAAACCCTTTATCTGCTGCGAATATACTCATGCCATGGGAAATTCCTGTGGCGCCATGCACAAATACACGGATCTGACCGATGCAGAGCCTTTATATCAGGGCGGATTTATCTGGGATTACATTGATCAGTCCATTTATAAAAAGGACCGCTATGGAAAAGAATTCCTGGGTTACGGCGGAGATTTTGATGACCGTCCCTGTGACTATAATTTCAGCGGCAACGGCATTGCATACGGAGGAGAACGTGAGCCTTCTCCTAAAATGCAGGAAGTGAAGTTTAACTATCAGAATATCACCGCAGTTGTGGAAAAAGATAAGGTACGGGTGGTCAATAAAAATCTGTTTGTGAATACAGACAGCTTTGACTGTGTTGTACTCTTGGAAAAGGATGGACGTCTGCTGAAAAAAGAGTGCCTGGAAACACATACAGCGCCTCTTTCGGAGGATGTGTACCAGCTGCCGGTGGATGTCCAGACACTGCCGGGAGAATATGCAGTCACTGTCTCTTTCCGTCTGAAAGAGGACACATTGTGGGCAGAGAGAGGCCATGAAGTTGCCTTTGGACAGGGCGTATATCAGGTTGAAGCACCTGCTGTACAGCACAGAGGCAGGATGGATATCGTGAAGAGTGTACACAACATCGGCATTCACGGGGATGGATTCCGTGTTCTGTTCTCTTACCTGAACGGGGGGCTTGTTTCATATGTGTATGGCGGCGTGGAGATGATCAAAGCAATCCCGAAGCCCAATTTCTGGAGAGCGCCAACGGACAACGACTGCGGTAATCTGATGCCCATGCGCTACGGACAGTGGAAACTGGCAAGCATGTATCTGAACCACAAGGACCCACAGGGCGGATACCGGATCCCTAAACTGGAGGTTTTGGAAGACTGCGCAGTGGTCACCTATACTTACTATATGCCATCTGTTCCATCGGCAGAGTGCAGCCTTGCCTACAAAGTTTATGGTGACGGAACCATAGAAACCGTGCTCTCCTATGAACCGGTAAAGGAGCTGGGCGATATGCCGGAATTCGGCGTAATGTTCAAGTTTGACGCAGACTATGACAATGTGACATGGTACGGCATGGGGCCGGAGGAGACGTATGTGGACCGCTGTCACGGGGCAAAGCTGGGCATTTACAGGAACAAAGTCTCTGATAATATGGCTGAATATCTGGTTCCCCAGGAATGCGGCAACAAGGTAGGAGTCCGCTGGGCCAGTGTCACAGACAGAAAAGGGAGAGGAATGCTTTTTGCAGGGGATAAAATGGAATTCTCAGCACTTCCGTATACGCCTCACGAGATAGAAAATGCAGCGCATTCCTTTGAGCTTCCGCAAGTACACTACACGGTGGTCAGAGTATCTGCAAAACAGATGGGTATTGCAGGTGATGATAGCTGGGGTTCTAAGACCCATCCGGAATATCTTCTGAACGCAGACGGCAAAATGGAATTTAACTTCAGCTTCAGAGGAATTTAA
- a CDS encoding beta-galactosidase, with the protein MGREFNFGKMIHGGDYNPEQWLDFPEILDKDIEYFKKAKINEVSLGIFSWSVLEPCEGTYNFGWMEEIINRLWENGISTILATPSGARPKWMADKYPEVLRVDADRHRNLFGGRHNHCYTSPVYRDKVRQMNMALSKKFGRHPGVIGWHLSNEYGGECHCPLCQEEFRRWLKEKYGSIDALNKAWATTFWSHIYNDFSQIESPSPRGESGLHGLNLDWKRFVTDRTVDFVRHEAQAVKDGGSDLPVMINMMYNYGGLNYHKFKDVVDIVTWDNYPTWHKGPESLTAMDTGMQHDIMRSILKKPFLLMESCPSATNWQSVSKLKKPGMLRAASLQAVAHGSDSVQYFQLRQSRGSSEKFHGAVIDHYGGEDTRVFGEVTEVGEALDALGEMAGSYTSAQAAVIYDWENRWAMEDAAGPRNKNLYYKEAVEKSYYAFRKLGLDVDVIDMEQELDSYKIVAAPMLYMFRAGFEEKAEKFVKSGGKLILTYWSGIVDDTDLCFLGGTPHGLMEVCGLRSTEIDGLYDGETNCGVPVKGNGLCMTKTYTCEHLCDLVRTNGAEVLMTYGKDFYAGMPALTCNSYGEGKAYYVCADFEQGLYDELYRKLVKEAGIKRYVHHIPAGIEVTSRETEDALYLIVQNFDPESVEVRLPKGPFTVWYGEYDGTVKGFDMVVLKKSK; encoded by the coding sequence ATGGGTAGAGAGTTTAATTTTGGCAAGATGATCCACGGCGGGGACTACAACCCGGAACAGTGGCTGGATTTCCCGGAAATCCTGGATAAAGATATAGAATACTTTAAGAAAGCAAAGATCAATGAAGTGTCTCTGGGTATCTTTTCCTGGTCCGTTCTGGAGCCGTGTGAGGGTACATACAATTTTGGATGGATGGAAGAGATCATCAATCGTCTCTGGGAAAACGGTATTTCCACGATCCTGGCAACTCCTTCCGGTGCCCGTCCGAAATGGATGGCTGATAAATATCCGGAGGTTCTGCGGGTGGACGCTGACAGGCACAGAAATCTGTTTGGCGGCAGACATAATCACTGTTACACATCTCCTGTATACAGGGATAAGGTGCGTCAGATGAATATGGCTCTGTCCAAAAAATTCGGAAGGCATCCGGGTGTCATTGGCTGGCATCTGTCAAATGAGTATGGGGGAGAATGCCACTGTCCCCTTTGTCAGGAAGAATTCCGCAGATGGCTGAAGGAAAAATACGGTAGCATAGATGCCCTGAACAAAGCTTGGGCCACAACCTTCTGGAGCCACATTTACAATGATTTTTCACAGATAGAAAGCCCGTCTCCAAGGGGAGAATCAGGGCTTCACGGATTAAATCTGGATTGGAAGCGCTTTGTGACAGACAGAACTGTGGATTTTGTGCGGCATGAGGCACAGGCAGTAAAAGACGGCGGCTCAGACCTTCCGGTTATGATCAATATGATGTATAACTACGGCGGACTGAATTACCACAAATTTAAGGACGTGGTGGATATCGTCACATGGGACAATTATCCCACATGGCACAAAGGACCGGAATCTCTTACAGCCATGGATACAGGAATGCAGCACGACATTATGCGAAGCATTTTGAAAAAGCCGTTTCTGCTTATGGAATCCTGTCCGTCAGCTACAAACTGGCAGAGTGTGAGCAAGCTGAAAAAACCGGGTATGCTGCGGGCAGCATCCCTGCAGGCAGTGGCTCATGGTTCAGACAGTGTACAGTATTTCCAGCTTCGTCAGAGCCGGGGGTCCAGCGAGAAATTCCACGGCGCTGTTATTGACCATTACGGTGGTGAGGATACCAGAGTGTTCGGCGAGGTTACGGAAGTGGGAGAAGCACTGGATGCTCTCGGTGAGATGGCAGGAAGCTATACTTCTGCACAGGCTGCGGTTATCTATGACTGGGAAAACCGCTGGGCCATGGAGGACGCGGCAGGTCCGAGAAATAAAAATCTGTATTATAAAGAGGCTGTAGAAAAGTCATATTATGCTTTCCGCAAGCTGGGACTTGATGTGGATGTCATTGACATGGAGCAGGAGCTGGACAGTTATAAGATCGTGGCGGCACCTATGCTGTATATGTTCAGGGCAGGTTTTGAGGAGAAAGCAGAGAAGTTTGTAAAATCAGGCGGAAAACTGATTCTCACATACTGGTCCGGTATTGTGGATGATACTGACCTCTGCTTCCTGGGCGGAACCCCTCACGGACTTATGGAGGTGTGCGGTCTTCGCAGTACGGAAATTGACGGACTGTACGACGGGGAGACCAACTGCGGCGTTCCGGTTAAAGGAAACGGCCTGTGCATGACAAAGACCTATACATGTGAACATCTCTGTGATCTGGTGAGAACAAACGGAGCGGAAGTCCTCATGACCTACGGAAAGGATTTTTATGCGGGGATGCCGGCGCTGACCTGTAATTCTTATGGTGAAGGAAAAGCTTACTATGTATGTGCGGATTTTGAGCAGGGTCTTTACGATGAATTATACAGAAAACTGGTAAAAGAGGCAGGGATCAAGCGCTATGTTCACCACATTCCTGCCGGCATTGAAGTGACATCCAGAGAGACGGAAGATGCGCTTTACCTGATCGTGCAGAACTTTGATCCGGAAAGTGTGGAAGTGCGGCTGCCGAAGGGACCGTTCACAGTCTGGTATGGAGAATACGACGGTACTGTAAAGGGTTTTGATATGGTGGTTCTCAAAAAAAGCAAATAG